In the genome of Myxococcus stipitatus, one region contains:
- a CDS encoding ABC transporter ATP-binding protein — protein MMGELFSLGERLAGRKEARLRRGFVFAFFEALATAIPYALVLIFVRAALEHELTLSMTAWVTAGILLSVVLRLMCSRVAMSDIFIAAHALMGEARIRAADHLRRLPMGFFTQRRGGELAGIITTDIALVEDIWSHITGVFAATFALPMLVGVGLCFLDIRLGLAIFAVLPLALAVLVATTPIFVREITAVLEATAEVNARIVEYVQGIAVLRAFGRHGEVYQRFVKSMEKLRDALIRAEVAPSPLLSVFGFLVEAGFVVVAFVGSTLAFEGRLAPGTLLVFLVVSVGVTRQVAELGVALLMLRGSQRALERVDRLMAEPPLSEPVTPASPGSRFDVAVEDVSFAYEGERVLKNVSVEFPERSLSAIVGASGSGKSTLVHLVARLWDIPRGQGAIRVGGVDIRDIPFEDLHRHLSMVFQDVVLFSGTVLDNLRVGRPEASREEVERAARAARAHDFIQRLPQGYDTVLSEEGGSLSGGERQRLSIARAILKDAPIILLDEATSSVDASAEAEIQRAIDELVRHKTVVVIAHRLRTVRRAHQIVVLDQGRLAERGTHDELLKRDGLYASLWREQERAKGWHLGTREKGPVAPSSKEIRGLDL, from the coding sequence ATGATGGGAGAGCTCTTCTCGCTGGGCGAGCGCCTCGCGGGCCGCAAGGAAGCGCGCCTGCGCCGAGGGTTCGTCTTCGCCTTCTTCGAGGCGCTGGCGACGGCCATCCCCTATGCGCTGGTGCTCATCTTCGTCCGCGCGGCGCTGGAGCACGAGCTGACCTTGTCGATGACCGCCTGGGTGACCGCGGGCATCCTGCTCTCCGTGGTGCTGCGCCTGATGTGCTCGCGCGTGGCGATGTCGGACATCTTCATCGCGGCGCACGCGCTGATGGGAGAGGCGCGCATCCGCGCGGCGGACCACCTGCGGCGACTGCCCATGGGCTTCTTCACCCAGCGCAGGGGAGGGGAGCTCGCGGGCATCATCACGACGGACATCGCGCTCGTCGAAGACATCTGGTCCCACATCACGGGCGTCTTCGCCGCGACCTTCGCGCTGCCCATGCTGGTGGGCGTGGGGCTGTGCTTCCTGGATATCCGCCTGGGGCTGGCCATCTTCGCGGTGCTGCCCCTGGCGCTCGCCGTCCTCGTCGCCACCACGCCCATCTTCGTGCGGGAGATCACGGCGGTGCTCGAGGCGACGGCGGAGGTGAACGCGCGCATCGTCGAGTACGTGCAGGGCATCGCCGTGCTCCGGGCCTTCGGCCGCCACGGCGAGGTCTACCAGCGCTTTGTCAAATCGATGGAGAAGCTGCGCGACGCGCTCATCCGCGCCGAGGTGGCGCCTTCACCGCTGCTGTCCGTGTTCGGCTTCCTGGTGGAGGCGGGCTTCGTCGTCGTGGCCTTCGTGGGCAGCACGCTCGCGTTCGAGGGGCGCCTCGCGCCGGGCACGCTCCTGGTCTTCCTGGTCGTGAGCGTGGGGGTGACGCGGCAGGTGGCCGAGCTGGGCGTGGCACTCTTGATGCTGCGGGGCTCCCAGCGCGCGCTGGAGCGGGTGGACCGGCTGATGGCGGAGCCGCCGCTGAGCGAGCCCGTCACGCCGGCCTCCCCTGGCTCACGCTTCGACGTGGCGGTGGAGGACGTCTCCTTCGCCTACGAGGGCGAGCGGGTGCTCAAGAATGTCTCCGTCGAGTTTCCCGAACGTTCGCTCAGCGCGATTGTCGGCGCCTCGGGCTCGGGCAAGTCGACGCTGGTGCACCTGGTCGCGCGGCTGTGGGACATCCCCCGAGGACAGGGCGCCATCCGCGTGGGCGGCGTCGACATCCGGGACATCCCCTTCGAGGACCTGCACCGGCACCTCTCGATGGTGTTCCAGGATGTCGTCCTCTTCTCCGGGACGGTGCTCGACAACCTCCGCGTAGGCCGGCCGGAGGCCTCGCGCGAAGAGGTGGAGCGCGCCGCTCGTGCAGCCAGGGCGCACGACTTCATCCAGAGGCTTCCTCAGGGCTATGACACCGTGCTCTCCGAAGAGGGGGGCTCGCTGTCGGGCGGAGAGCGGCAGCGGCTCTCCATCGCGCGGGCCATCCTCAAGGATGCCCCCATCATCCTGCTGGATGAGGCCACGTCCTCGGTCGATGCCTCCGCGGAGGCGGAGATTCAGCGCGCCATCGACGAACTCGTTCGCCACAAGACGGTCGTCGTCATTGCCCACCGGCTGCGCACCGTGCGCCGCGCCCACCAGATTGTCGTCCTGGACCAGGGGCGTCTGGCCGAGCGCGGCACGCACGACGAGTTGCTGAAGCGCGACGGCCTGTATGCCTCACTCTGGCGCGAGCAGGAGCGCGCCAAGGGATGGCACCTGGGGACCCGCGAGAAGGGACCCGTGGCCCCTTCCTCGAAAGAAATCAGGGGTCTCGATTTGTAA
- a CDS encoding PAAR-like domain-containing protein: protein MPTVAVNSPKTPVHKGSNGVAAATVPNVCKMPGPPAPFVPTPLPNIGKSGEDPKGYTTRVTIEGHPVAISGASFGSQGDVASKGTGGGLISANTHGPTKFVGPGSMDVKFEGKNVHLLGDPMLNNCGPSGSPANAATMMGLVQGVLVVPKQGDGDPNCPHPNIQYDDAATDATRRQELDHKIQSKAASSERHFADAIVAEGAGNMALADKLMDVALEHERQSKADAFEKFVGNDTHAKEVSKKFHCPDCLMDGEIDVVTGTGVVKECKTGRPKLKQLEKIVSASAVIFPGAPVHLAIPKGMKIGTPWPQSQIQEH from the coding sequence ATGCCAACTGTCGCAGTCAACAGCCCCAAGACCCCAGTACACAAAGGTAGCAACGGAGTCGCGGCCGCGACGGTGCCTAACGTCTGCAAGATGCCGGGGCCTCCCGCCCCATTTGTTCCGACCCCTTTGCCAAACATTGGCAAGAGCGGTGAAGACCCCAAAGGGTATACGACCCGTGTCACTATCGAGGGGCACCCGGTCGCGATTTCAGGGGCGAGCTTTGGCTCTCAGGGAGATGTTGCTTCGAAAGGGACCGGAGGTGGCCTCATATCGGCCAACACGCATGGGCCGACGAAGTTCGTGGGTCCCGGTTCGATGGACGTGAAGTTCGAGGGGAAGAACGTCCACCTCCTGGGTGACCCGATGCTCAACAACTGTGGGCCGAGCGGCAGTCCCGCAAATGCGGCGACGATGATGGGCCTGGTCCAGGGGGTTTTGGTCGTACCCAAGCAGGGAGACGGTGACCCCAACTGCCCGCATCCCAATATTCAGTATGATGACGCAGCAACAGATGCTACGAGACGCCAGGAACTGGATCACAAAATCCAGAGCAAGGCAGCCTCGTCTGAACGTCACTTCGCTGATGCCATTGTCGCGGAGGGGGCTGGAAATATGGCCTTGGCTGACAAACTGATGGATGTGGCGCTGGAGCATGAGCGTCAGTCCAAGGCGGATGCATTTGAGAAGTTCGTAGGCAATGATACCCACGCGAAAGAGGTCTCCAAGAAGTTCCACTGCCCTGACTGCTTGATGGATGGTGAAATCGACGTGGTAACAGGGACCGGCGTTGTCAAGGAGTGTAAGACGGGGAGACCCAAGCTGAAGCAGCTCGAAAAGATTGTGTCCGCGTCCGCTGTGATTTTCCCGGGAGCCCCCGTTCATCTCGCGATTCCCAAAGGGATGAAGATCGGGACTCCATGGCCACAGTCACAGATTCAGGAGCACTGA
- a CDS encoding sigma-70 family RNA polymerase sigma factor, whose product MDERNLSAEDFQAHRAHLRGVAYRMLGSLSEAEDAVQEAWLHLSRADTRDVANPRGWLTTVVARVCLDFLRTRKSRREEPEDEQGADPFTPRTDGSTPEQEALMADSVGVALLVVLDALNPPERIAFVLHDLFSMSFDEIAPIVGRNAAATRQLASRARRRVHGAALSPDADLSRQHEVVSAFLAASRGGDLDALLAVLDPDVVVRTDMKLPPGAPREVHGARNVANQARLHAARARVSQIALIDGQVGVVVAPRGRLHSVLLFTVVEGRIRALETVFDPAALGQLGVSVFPT is encoded by the coding sequence ATGGACGAAAGAAATCTCAGCGCCGAGGACTTCCAGGCGCACCGGGCCCATCTGCGGGGCGTGGCCTACCGGATGCTCGGCTCCCTGAGCGAGGCGGAGGACGCGGTCCAGGAGGCCTGGCTCCATCTCAGCCGCGCGGACACGCGTGACGTCGCCAACCCCCGGGGCTGGCTCACCACCGTCGTCGCGCGCGTGTGCCTGGACTTCCTGCGCACCCGCAAGTCGCGGCGCGAGGAGCCCGAGGACGAGCAGGGCGCGGACCCGTTCACCCCCCGCACGGATGGGAGCACCCCCGAGCAGGAGGCCCTCATGGCGGACTCCGTGGGCGTCGCGCTGCTCGTGGTGCTCGACGCGCTCAACCCGCCGGAGCGCATCGCCTTCGTGCTGCACGACCTGTTCTCCATGTCCTTCGACGAGATTGCCCCCATCGTCGGGCGCAACGCCGCGGCCACCCGGCAGCTCGCCAGCCGCGCCCGTCGCCGGGTCCACGGCGCGGCCCTCTCACCGGACGCGGACCTCTCCCGTCAGCACGAGGTCGTCAGCGCGTTCCTCGCCGCCTCGCGGGGCGGGGACCTGGACGCGCTGCTCGCCGTGCTGGACCCGGACGTCGTGGTCCGGACGGACATGAAGCTGCCGCCAGGCGCCCCCAGGGAGGTGCATGGCGCGCGCAACGTGGCCAACCAGGCCCGCCTCCACGCCGCCCGAGCCCGCGTCTCTCAAATCGCGCTCATCGACGGACAGGTGGGAGTCGTCGTCGCGCCGCGAGGCCGGCTGCACTCCGTGCTGCTCTTCACCGTCGTGGAGGGGCGCATCCGCGCGCTCGAGACGGTCTTCGACCCCGCGGCCCTCGGTCAGCTGGGGGTGTCGGTGTTCCCCACCTGA
- a CDS encoding ABC transporter ATP-binding protein has protein sequence MAVPAEGPKPPASGLAGLLRLLGLQGPLVGLSALSASVAAALGLVPFFIVSRMATAIYAEPPRLDEVRTLALAAVGALLLRYTFVAGSTVLAHVAAFRILHDLRLRIAHKLGAVPLSFFSRRTTGSLKTTLMDDVNQVESFVAHNFPDAVAAVVVPLSTALALVWVDWRMAIASIIVAPFAVGAMAYTMRGGADSQVQWNAIQHRMNSALLEYIRGIKVIKTFGLSAARFGDLSRSIQEGLRWMEGFMRTNGRGYGAFGALIGSSLVFLVPAGGWLYSKGELSLEKLVLFLVLGPQLLMSMLRLIFAWGNVEKVQVGNARIRDILLTPDLEDRSGTQAPAHDGISFRQVDFRYDEEGRDVLRQVTFGAPAGKVTALVGPSGAGKSTLVKLVPRLWEATGGTVALGDVDVRELPLELLLSRVSMVFQDVFLFHGTVRDNLRLGRADATEEQLEAACRAARAHDFIRALPQGYDTMLGERGARLSGGEKQRLSIARALLKDAPVLLLDEATAFADPENEARIQEALSELCEGRTVMVVAHRLSTIATADHIVVLEGGEVRDQGTHDALLSRCALYQRLWASHSDAQDWTLGGADAPTSGGMEVAS, from the coding sequence ATGGCTGTTCCCGCGGAAGGGCCGAAGCCGCCAGCCTCAGGGTTGGCGGGGTTGCTTCGGTTGTTGGGGTTGCAGGGGCCGCTGGTGGGGTTGTCGGCGCTGAGTGCGTCGGTGGCCGCGGCGCTGGGGTTGGTCCCCTTCTTCATCGTCTCGCGCATGGCCACGGCCATCTACGCGGAGCCGCCCCGGCTGGATGAGGTGCGCACCCTGGCGCTGGCGGCCGTGGGGGCGCTGCTGCTCAGGTACACGTTCGTCGCGGGCTCGACGGTGCTCGCGCACGTCGCCGCGTTCCGCATCCTCCATGACCTGCGCCTGCGAATCGCTCACAAGCTGGGCGCGGTGCCGCTGTCGTTCTTCAGTCGCCGGACGACGGGCTCGCTCAAGACGACGCTGATGGACGATGTGAACCAGGTGGAGTCATTCGTCGCCCACAACTTCCCGGACGCGGTGGCCGCGGTGGTCGTCCCACTCTCCACCGCCCTCGCGCTGGTGTGGGTGGACTGGCGGATGGCCATTGCCAGCATCATCGTGGCCCCGTTCGCGGTGGGGGCCATGGCGTACACGATGCGCGGTGGCGCTGATTCCCAGGTGCAGTGGAACGCAATCCAGCACCGCATGAACTCGGCGCTGCTCGAGTACATCCGGGGCATCAAGGTCATCAAGACCTTCGGCCTCTCCGCCGCCCGCTTCGGCGACCTGTCGCGCTCCATCCAGGAGGGGCTCCGCTGGATGGAGGGCTTCATGCGCACCAACGGGCGCGGCTATGGCGCGTTCGGCGCGCTCATCGGCTCCAGCCTCGTCTTCCTCGTGCCCGCGGGCGGCTGGCTCTACTCGAAGGGCGAGCTGTCGCTGGAGAAGCTGGTGTTGTTCCTGGTGCTGGGGCCTCAGCTCCTGATGTCCATGCTGCGGCTGATATTCGCGTGGGGGAACGTCGAGAAGGTCCAGGTGGGCAACGCGCGCATCCGCGACATCCTGCTCACCCCGGACCTGGAGGACCGCTCGGGCACCCAGGCTCCCGCCCACGACGGCATCTCCTTCCGGCAGGTGGACTTCCGCTACGACGAGGAGGGCCGGGACGTGCTGCGCCAGGTCACCTTCGGCGCGCCCGCGGGCAAGGTCACCGCGCTCGTCGGCCCGTCGGGCGCGGGCAAGTCGACGCTCGTGAAGCTGGTGCCCAGGCTGTGGGAGGCGACGGGGGGCACGGTGGCGCTGGGCGACGTGGACGTGCGTGAGCTGCCGCTCGAGCTGCTCCTCTCGCGGGTCTCCATGGTGTTCCAGGACGTGTTCCTCTTCCACGGCACCGTCCGTGACAACCTTCGCCTGGGAAGGGCGGACGCCACGGAGGAGCAGCTGGAGGCGGCGTGCCGTGCCGCCCGAGCCCATGACTTCATCCGCGCGCTGCCCCAGGGCTACGACACGATGCTGGGCGAGCGCGGTGCCCGGCTCTCCGGAGGCGAGAAGCAGCGGCTGTCCATCGCCCGCGCGCTGCTCAAGGACGCCCCGGTGCTCCTGCTCGACGAGGCCACCGCGTTCGCGGACCCGGAGAACGAGGCGCGCATCCAGGAAGCGCTGTCGGAGCTGTGCGAGGGCCGGACGGTGATGGTGGTCGCCCACCGGCTGTCCACCATCGCCACCGCGGACCACATCGTCGTGTTGGAGGGGGGGGAGGTGCGCGACCAGGGCACGCACGACGCGCTGCTGTCCCGCTGCGCGCTCTATCAGCGGCTGTGGGCCAGCCATTCGGATGCACAGGACTGGACGCTGGGCGGCGCTGATGCGCCGACCTCTGGCGGCATGGAGGTGGCGTCATGA
- a CDS encoding nuclear transport factor 2 family protein, whose translation MKLTLPLLVALVSLPSFAQGPAKNTTAARQQIQGVIEDFRQSIIQRDKKKFLGLFLHDNVIFQPVQGEALLKQLRAKNPQASKAPTQQKITPSSFIADVAADKEPSEEKFSNIRIETDGDVAAVSFDFTFQLGERVINRGQEHWLLVKSDTGWKIASVVYSNND comes from the coding sequence ATGAAACTGACCCTTCCGCTGCTCGTCGCGCTCGTCTCGCTGCCCTCCTTCGCGCAAGGTCCCGCCAAGAACACCACCGCCGCCCGGCAGCAGATCCAAGGCGTCATCGAGGACTTCCGTCAGTCCATCATCCAGCGGGACAAGAAGAAGTTCCTCGGCCTGTTCCTGCACGACAACGTCATCTTCCAGCCCGTGCAGGGGGAGGCGCTCCTCAAGCAGCTCCGCGCGAAGAACCCCCAGGCGAGCAAGGCACCGACCCAGCAGAAAATCACCCCGTCGTCCTTCATCGCGGATGTCGCCGCCGACAAGGAGCCCAGCGAGGAGAAGTTCAGCAACATCCGCATCGAGACGGATGGGGACGTCGCCGCCGTCTCGTTCGACTTCACCTTCCAGCTCGGGGAGCGCGTCATCAACCGGGGGCAGGAGCACTGGCTCCTGGTGAAGTCGGACACCGGCTGGAAGATTGCCTCGGTCGTCTATTCCAACAACGACTGA
- a CDS encoding DHCW motif cupin fold protein, whose amino-acid sequence MPFCTTDWSALQPTEHLGDTGKAFWRTLQLGDVRVRLVEYTPGYVANHWCARGHILLVLEGMLHTELKDGRRFELGPMMSYQVSDDDGEHRSSTQTGAKLFIVD is encoded by the coding sequence ATTCCCTTCTGCACCACGGACTGGAGCGCCCTCCAGCCCACCGAGCACCTGGGAGACACCGGCAAGGCGTTCTGGAGGACGCTCCAACTGGGAGACGTCCGGGTCCGGCTCGTCGAGTACACCCCGGGCTACGTGGCGAACCACTGGTGCGCCCGAGGCCACATCCTGCTCGTGCTGGAGGGGATGCTGCACACCGAGCTGAAGGACGGCCGCCGCTTCGAGCTGGGGCCGATGATGAGCTATCAGGTCTCGGATGACGACGGAGAGCACCGCTCGTCGACCCAGACGGGCGCGAAGCTCTTCATCGTGGACTGA
- a CDS encoding fatty acid desaturase: MSFLDRVLEPPSYGYEKNGQVHVPTAQTLAREFFSRLNILRTRKNWLALTGWATTLSLGIPLALSLTHFFNIWFCLAGFVYGMVVLGTHGTVWFHRYATHRAFQFKNAFWRELCRNLVVKTISEEVYVISHHVHHAKAEQPGDPYNVKAGWLYCFLADANHQGIHRDLSPKDYAQLRKLMDHTGVRLNSHAQYLKWGSLCHPAWTVLHFAVNWAVWYGLFFLVGGHALALALFGWAGVWVVGVRTFNYDGHGGGKDRRRDGIDFNRKDMSINQRWPGLITGEWHNNHHLYPHGARAGFLPYQFDPAWQVIRFGWRIGAVSTYRDFQQDFLERHYRPWLEARKQV; this comes from the coding sequence ATGTCATTTCTTGACCGCGTCCTCGAGCCGCCTAGCTACGGCTACGAGAAGAACGGGCAGGTCCATGTGCCGACGGCACAGACCCTCGCCCGGGAGTTCTTCTCTCGCCTCAACATCCTCCGCACCCGCAAGAACTGGCTGGCTCTCACAGGGTGGGCCACGACGCTGAGCCTGGGAATCCCGCTGGCGCTGTCCCTCACCCACTTCTTCAACATCTGGTTCTGCCTCGCGGGCTTCGTCTACGGGATGGTGGTGCTGGGCACCCACGGCACCGTCTGGTTCCATCGTTATGCGACGCACCGCGCCTTCCAGTTCAAGAACGCGTTCTGGCGCGAGCTGTGTCGCAACCTCGTCGTGAAGACCATCTCCGAGGAGGTGTATGTCATTTCCCACCACGTCCATCACGCCAAGGCCGAGCAGCCGGGCGACCCCTACAACGTGAAGGCGGGCTGGCTGTATTGCTTCCTCGCGGACGCCAACCACCAAGGAATCCACCGGGACTTGAGCCCCAAGGACTACGCGCAGCTCCGCAAGCTGATGGACCACACGGGCGTGCGCTTGAACAGCCATGCCCAGTACTTGAAGTGGGGTTCGCTGTGTCATCCCGCGTGGACGGTGCTGCACTTCGCCGTGAACTGGGCGGTCTGGTACGGCCTCTTCTTCCTGGTGGGCGGGCATGCGCTGGCGCTCGCGCTCTTCGGCTGGGCGGGGGTGTGGGTGGTGGGGGTGCGGACGTTCAACTACGACGGGCACGGAGGGGGAAAGGACCGCCGGCGCGACGGGATTGATTTCAACCGGAAGGACATGTCCATCAACCAGCGCTGGCCGGGGCTCATCACGGGCGAGTGGCATAACAACCACCACCTTTATCCGCATGGAGCTCGTGCGGGCTTCTTGCCGTACCAGTTCGACCCCGCGTGGCAGGTCATCCGGTTCGGCTGGCGGATTGGCGCCGTCAGCACGTATCGGGACTTCCAGCAGGACTTCCTGGAGCGTCACTACCGTCCGTGGCTGGAGGCCCGGAAGCAGGTGTGA
- a CDS encoding carboxymuconolactone decarboxylase family protein: MNSRMKHPAMVVPDAMAALQALGAAAHKGGVPRTTLELMNLRASQLNGCGVCVDMHARMARKSGETEDRLFAVGAWRDVPYFTDAERAALSLTEYVTRLADKSDPVPDAIWNEAARHYDEQGLATLVLSIGLINLWNRLNAATQQIANPHARW, translated from the coding sequence ATGAACTCCCGAATGAAGCACCCCGCGATGGTGGTCCCCGATGCCATGGCCGCGCTGCAAGCCCTGGGAGCCGCCGCGCACAAGGGCGGTGTCCCGAGGACGACGCTCGAGCTGATGAACCTGCGCGCCAGCCAGCTCAACGGCTGCGGCGTGTGCGTGGACATGCACGCACGCATGGCCCGGAAGTCGGGTGAGACCGAGGACCGCCTCTTCGCGGTGGGCGCCTGGCGGGACGTGCCCTACTTCACCGACGCGGAGCGGGCGGCGCTGTCGCTCACCGAGTACGTCACCCGACTCGCGGACAAGTCGGACCCCGTCCCCGACGCCATCTGGAACGAGGCCGCGCGGCACTACGACGAGCAGGGGCTGGCGACCCTGGTCCTGTCCATCGGACTCATCAACCTCTGGAACCGGCTCAACGCGGCGACCCAGCAGATCGCCAACCCTCACGCCCGTTGGTAG
- a CDS encoding helix-turn-helix transcriptional regulator: MNQDWVPPCTLRLLVTTPELLVGEWTCDGGPRSRWREQARYLELDLLQTGTHQRTHGSRRSVVDPATAALNTPGNEYWMETPSERPQRGTLLLLRGALAEAWTPPGSAHTCQVSASAARLHVQLLREPDPFAREETALALVHQLHAGARAPARKSRAVSPAWRQLAEELQHLMATSFTERLTVGALAEAAKTSPFHASRVFRAVTGETLHTHLTRLRLRAALFELEHAAGRITDVALAMGFSSHSHFTHAFRREFGCPPSVLATNGREGWRSAGSPR, translated from the coding sequence ATGAACCAGGACTGGGTGCCACCGTGCACGCTGCGTCTGCTCGTCACGACGCCCGAGCTGCTCGTGGGCGAGTGGACGTGTGACGGCGGGCCGCGCTCACGGTGGCGCGAGCAGGCCCGCTACCTGGAGCTGGACCTGCTCCAGACGGGCACCCACCAGCGCACGCACGGCAGCCGGCGCAGCGTGGTGGACCCGGCCACGGCCGCGCTCAACACGCCCGGCAACGAGTACTGGATGGAGACGCCGTCGGAGCGGCCCCAGCGCGGCACCTTGCTGCTGCTCCGAGGCGCCCTGGCGGAGGCGTGGACACCCCCTGGAAGCGCCCACACCTGTCAGGTGTCCGCGAGCGCCGCGCGCCTGCACGTCCAGCTGCTTCGGGAGCCGGACCCATTCGCTCGCGAGGAGACCGCGCTGGCCCTGGTCCACCAGCTCCACGCGGGGGCTCGTGCTCCCGCGCGGAAGTCGCGAGCCGTCTCTCCCGCCTGGCGTCAGCTCGCCGAGGAGCTCCAGCACCTCATGGCCACCTCCTTCACGGAGCGGCTGACGGTGGGCGCGTTGGCGGAAGCGGCGAAGACGTCGCCCTTCCACGCCAGCCGCGTCTTCCGCGCCGTGACGGGAGAGACGCTGCACACGCACCTCACCCGACTGAGACTCCGCGCCGCCCTCTTCGAGCTGGAGCACGCTGCGGGCCGCATCACCGACGTCGCGCTCGCGATGGGCTTCTCCTCGCACAGCCACTTCACCCACGCCTTCCGGCGCGAGTTCGGCTGTCCACCGTCGGTGCTGGCTACCAACGGGCGTGAGGGTTGGCGATCTGCTGGGTCGCCGCGTTGA
- a CDS encoding DUF2652 domain-containing protein — protein sequence MATEKALLLIADIGGYTRFMKHHRFSLAHAQDSVAQLLEAVIDASGKLKLAKLEGDAAFFYSVGDDCAAFARQVADIRRAFVARREKLVVDRMCQCDGCMQVGMLTLKFVAHLGEVAFQRVKHLTELAGVDVILVHRMLKNDVPVSEYLLMTDAVHERIQPELRQLAQGLEHEFEGLGRTTTHYIDLHASGEELPAPLAPKLSRRLWNKLVMEVRTLKYVLGIEKPCEGFRNVEIVDTPRTPPSHPPHT from the coding sequence ATGGCGACAGAGAAGGCACTGCTCCTCATCGCGGATATCGGCGGCTACACCCGCTTCATGAAACACCACCGCTTCAGCCTCGCGCATGCGCAGGACTCGGTGGCGCAGCTGCTCGAGGCCGTCATCGACGCCTCGGGCAAGCTGAAGCTGGCCAAGCTGGAGGGTGACGCGGCCTTCTTCTACTCCGTCGGAGACGACTGCGCTGCGTTCGCCCGGCAGGTCGCGGACATCCGCCGGGCCTTCGTCGCGCGGCGCGAGAAGCTGGTCGTCGACCGGATGTGCCAGTGCGACGGCTGCATGCAGGTGGGCATGCTGACGCTCAAGTTCGTCGCCCACCTGGGCGAGGTCGCCTTCCAGCGCGTGAAACACCTCACGGAGCTGGCGGGGGTGGACGTCATCCTGGTGCACCGGATGTTGAAGAACGACGTCCCGGTGTCCGAGTACCTCCTGATGACCGACGCCGTGCACGAGCGAATCCAGCCGGAGCTGCGCCAGCTGGCCCAGGGGCTCGAGCACGAGTTCGAGGGCCTGGGCCGCACGACCACGCACTACATCGACCTGCACGCGAGCGGCGAGGAGCTCCCCGCCCCGCTGGCCCCGAAGCTGTCGCGCAGGCTGTGGAACAAGCTGGTGATGGAGGTGCGGACGCTCAAGTACGTGCTCGGCATCGAGAAGCCCTGCGAGGGCTTCCGCAACGTCGAGATTGTCGACACACCGCGAACCCCGCCCTCCCATCCTCCGCACACCTGA